The following are from one region of the Denitrobacterium detoxificans genome:
- a CDS encoding InlB B-repeat-containing protein, which produces MRAILGALLAIIMAVAMTPIVPAERAYAYVDAGQTVTDNATQFKFYTMTSGSSAYGDIVYSSDLAGEHPIAAAAAGEVVYMHVTPTQGYTLTDAYDCIRVSFAGMKEATLDPHLDSPIVKDATNLFHFTMPDCYALLGNSAADQAAAGSIYAIVTPTYIPRTGTSYTITSQAGTGGTIQNLPTSGYPEDDITFSVVPQTNYAVDSVSVAGDDVGAIECGVNAVGLYEFSMPADNVTVTATFKSNATRQIDPPSPNSLTYNGAAQVGMSSGTGYTLSAPAGVMPQATISGGDAIGTNAGTYPVTATLSSGFSWSDGTSAAKSLSFTISPADISSCTTTLASSYTLEEAQAAAAHAPQLTYTTGTGTPLAVPTSDFTVTYTTNNGAVQSTTFPTTPGSYTAVFVADNIQGATGNFKGIKQVNFTVAETPPTMYNVRLAAVSYGTIQASPVVAAEGATITVDAQPYENYKVTSVTYTDSTGTHQVTETAGAWSFGMPASDVTVGATFELDSAPVDEPKTAQVPIAVRDLVYNGKAQIGVSAGEGYHLWADVDQAHYVTDPSSGSAGSSTPSANATLTFDDAGNATAVNAGSYTLVAELDEGYVWAGQAGAAATAAKELTFTVSPRDIGLCTMATIAPQTYAGSAVTPTVSITDGALGALGEGDFELSYAGNNTVGTATVTATGEGNYTGTLKGQFQIVSAGEYDSTPVALHRLYNPNSGEHFYTADPHEAAEVEAAGWTYEGIGWTAPTSSATPVYRLYDATAGEHFYTTSTADRDAYIAAGCNDEGIGWYSDDAHGVEVLCQVNPNADVGAFNYTVSQTENDYLLSIGWRAGASVWYALAPS; this is translated from the coding sequence GTGCGTGCCATTCTAGGTGCGTTGCTGGCGATAATCATGGCCGTTGCCATGACGCCCATCGTTCCGGCGGAACGGGCATATGCGTATGTTGACGCAGGTCAGACGGTTACCGATAACGCGACGCAATTCAAGTTCTACACCATGACGTCGGGTAGCTCCGCGTATGGCGACATCGTATATTCGAGCGACCTTGCGGGCGAGCATCCCATTGCCGCTGCGGCCGCAGGCGAAGTCGTTTACATGCACGTAACGCCTACTCAGGGCTACACTTTGACCGACGCGTACGACTGCATCAGGGTCTCCTTCGCGGGCATGAAGGAAGCCACGCTGGATCCCCATCTGGATTCGCCCATCGTGAAGGACGCCACGAACCTCTTCCACTTCACGATGCCCGATTGCTACGCATTGCTTGGTAACAGTGCCGCAGATCAGGCGGCGGCTGGCTCCATTTACGCGATCGTTACGCCTACGTACATCCCGCGTACCGGAACGTCGTACACCATTACGTCGCAAGCTGGAACGGGCGGCACCATTCAGAATTTGCCCACGTCAGGTTATCCGGAAGATGACATTACGTTCTCCGTGGTTCCCCAGACCAATTACGCTGTGGATTCGGTTTCCGTTGCGGGCGACGATGTTGGCGCTATCGAGTGCGGGGTGAACGCAGTTGGCCTGTATGAGTTCTCTATGCCGGCCGATAACGTCACGGTGACCGCCACCTTTAAGTCGAACGCCACCAGGCAGATCGATCCTCCTTCCCCCAATTCCCTAACGTACAATGGCGCAGCTCAGGTAGGTATGAGCAGTGGCACGGGCTATACGCTTTCGGCTCCTGCTGGCGTAATGCCCCAGGCAACTATTTCTGGCGGCGATGCCATTGGGACGAATGCCGGCACGTATCCGGTTACTGCTACGTTGAGCTCGGGTTTCTCCTGGTCGGATGGGACGTCTGCAGCGAAGAGCCTCTCGTTCACCATTTCGCCTGCCGACATTTCCAGCTGCACCACTACGCTGGCCTCCAGCTACACGCTTGAAGAGGCCCAGGCTGCTGCAGCGCATGCTCCGCAGCTTACCTACACCACGGGCACGGGAACGCCCCTTGCGGTTCCCACCAGCGATTTCACAGTAACGTATACGACCAACAATGGTGCGGTGCAGTCGACCACGTTCCCCACGACGCCCGGTTCGTATACGGCGGTCTTCGTTGCCGACAACATTCAGGGCGCAACGGGCAACTTCAAGGGCATCAAGCAGGTGAACTTCACGGTCGCCGAAACGCCACCGACCATGTATAACGTGCGTTTAGCTGCGGTTTCCTATGGAACCATCCAGGCGAGCCCCGTGGTTGCCGCGGAGGGCGCAACTATCACGGTTGACGCTCAGCCGTATGAAAACTACAAGGTTACCAGCGTTACGTATACGGATAGCACGGGCACTCATCAGGTGACCGAAACGGCTGGGGCCTGGTCGTTTGGCATGCCCGCTAGCGACGTTACGGTGGGCGCGACGTTCGAGCTCGATAGCGCTCCGGTTGACGAGCCCAAGACGGCCCAAGTCCCCATTGCCGTGCGTGACCTCGTGTACAACGGTAAGGCTCAAATTGGCGTCTCCGCAGGTGAGGGCTATCATCTTTGGGCGGATGTCGATCAGGCGCATTACGTGACGGACCCTTCGTCGGGAAGTGCGGGAAGCTCCACGCCCTCCGCAAACGCCACGCTCACGTTTGACGATGCCGGCAATGCCACGGCGGTGAATGCTGGTTCGTACACGTTGGTTGCGGAACTCGATGAAGGCTACGTTTGGGCAGGTCAAGCAGGTGCCGCGGCAACTGCTGCGAAAGAGCTGACCTTCACGGTGTCGCCTAGGGACATTGGTTTGTGCACCATGGCCACCATCGCTCCCCAAACGTATGCCGGATCTGCAGTTACGCCGACCGTTTCCATTACCGATGGCGCGCTGGGCGCCCTGGGAGAAGGCGATTTCGAGCTTTCGTATGCTGGCAACAACACCGTTGGAACGGCTACGGTCACGGCTACGGGCGAAGGCAACTACACTGGTACGCTTAAGGGGCAATTCCAAATCGTTTCTGCAGGTGAATACGATTCGACGCCTGTCGCTTTGCACCGTTTGTACAACCCGAATTCGGGCGAGCATTTCTACACAGCCGACCCGCATGAGGCCGCTGAAGTCGAGGCTGCGGGCTGGACGTACGAGGGCATTGGCTGGACGGCGCCCACTTCGAGCGCCACGCCCGTATATCGCCTGTACGATGCCACGGCAGGCGAGCACTTCTACACTACGAGCACGGCAGATCGTGATGCGTATATCGCTGCGGGCTGCAACGATGAGGGCATTGGCTGGTATTCCGACGACGCGCATGGCGTAGAGGTGTTATGCCAGGTCAACCCCAATGCAGATGTGGGAGCATTCAATTACACGGTCTCTCAGACGGAAAACGACTATCTGCTGAGCATTGGCTGGCGCGCCGGTGCCTCCGTTTGGTACGCGCTCGCTCCAAGCTGA
- a CDS encoding HelD family protein codes for MDDAVFTEEQEHLTHTYEKLCGIRNAQLEKIRSTSEEATRDLGSMRDERSLDFAEVDHTAETMIELEAMNSIIAGYQRTANAAEETLRRAEMLMRQPYFARIDLQLKEGAPARSIYLGSVGIADETRRHFIVDWRSPVAEVYYNQSNGATQYEANGRTIHANLKLRRQFDITRDTLNAYFDTTVAIEDPLLLKALGSRHSEKLHAITATIQREQNEVVRHEDVPALVVNGIAGSGKTSVLLQRIAYLLYRNRENLTPDQVYLFTPNPVFGRYIDDVLPSMGEKNPQIFTWRSFVENQGLADRGMGEGTAPAVLQGIADALPGLTLDPHDFREIAVDGTVLLKASQVQSAARKYEHVPVGPRFSGLMVEELHDRLDRRFDSMAHDEALHDEMLSLDVDDMVRYFGSAIAPSTQEETVNLAKEYVQARYAVAHEAIENLEWLRFDRIGMRVTGQPTVSAVEWLYLKARFAGTGCRSARYVMVDEVQDYTEAQLMVLAHWFGNAHFLLLGDEHQAIREHTATFPEIREVFARAKGEVSECRLLTSYRSTPEITSMFCGLVHGSDIQATSVQREGQAPTIQACSRDAAEYLAALRAQIEAARERGGLTAIVAESHDRVRWLARELGARKPDEADEGDIVLMRPNASLPAAGVVLIDLPLAKGLEFDAVIVPDAQDSVYPDTPLARRRLYTAISRATHFVSVLSQGPLTPLLA; via the coding sequence GTGGACGACGCCGTATTTACCGAAGAGCAAGAGCATCTTACGCACACCTATGAAAAGCTGTGTGGCATTCGCAATGCGCAGCTCGAGAAGATTCGCTCAACGAGCGAGGAAGCAACGCGCGATTTGGGCAGCATGCGCGACGAGCGGTCGCTCGACTTCGCCGAGGTTGACCATACGGCCGAAACGATGATTGAGCTCGAGGCCATGAACAGCATCATTGCGGGGTACCAGCGCACGGCGAACGCTGCCGAGGAAACCCTGCGTCGCGCGGAAATGCTCATGCGGCAGCCGTATTTCGCGCGCATTGACTTGCAGCTGAAGGAAGGCGCCCCTGCGCGTAGCATCTACCTGGGCAGCGTGGGCATCGCCGACGAGACGCGCCGTCATTTTATCGTCGACTGGCGAAGCCCCGTGGCTGAGGTGTACTACAACCAGAGCAACGGCGCCACGCAATACGAGGCGAACGGTCGCACCATTCATGCCAATCTGAAGCTGCGACGTCAGTTCGATATCACGCGCGACACGCTGAACGCCTACTTCGATACTACGGTGGCTATCGAGGATCCCCTACTGTTGAAGGCGCTTGGGTCGCGTCACTCCGAGAAGCTGCACGCCATCACCGCCACCATTCAGCGCGAGCAGAACGAGGTCGTGCGTCATGAGGACGTACCGGCCTTGGTGGTAAACGGCATTGCCGGCAGCGGAAAGACGTCGGTGCTGCTGCAGCGTATCGCCTACCTGCTGTATCGCAACCGCGAGAACCTGACGCCCGATCAGGTGTACTTGTTTACTCCTAATCCCGTGTTTGGTCGTTACATCGACGACGTGCTGCCCAGCATGGGCGAGAAGAACCCCCAGATCTTCACCTGGCGCTCTTTCGTGGAGAACCAGGGGCTTGCCGATCGCGGCATGGGCGAGGGTACCGCCCCCGCGGTGCTTCAGGGCATTGCCGATGCCCTGCCGGGCCTTACGCTCGACCCACATGACTTCCGAGAAATCGCCGTCGATGGAACGGTGCTGCTCAAAGCATCGCAAGTGCAGTCGGCTGCTCGCAAGTACGAGCATGTTCCTGTAGGCCCGCGCTTTAGCGGCCTCATGGTCGAGGAACTGCACGATCGCCTGGATCGTAGGTTCGACTCCATGGCTCACGACGAAGCACTGCACGACGAAATGCTCTCGCTCGACGTCGACGACATGGTGCGCTATTTTGGCAGCGCCATTGCACCCTCCACGCAGGAAGAGACCGTCAACCTGGCTAAAGAGTACGTGCAGGCGCGTTATGCCGTAGCGCACGAGGCTATCGAGAACTTGGAGTGGCTGCGTTTCGATCGCATTGGCATGCGCGTTACGGGGCAGCCCACGGTGAGTGCCGTTGAGTGGCTGTATCTGAAGGCGCGATTTGCGGGCACGGGGTGCCGTAGCGCGCGCTACGTCATGGTCGACGAGGTCCAGGATTATACGGAAGCCCAGCTCATGGTCTTGGCTCATTGGTTTGGGAACGCGCATTTTCTGCTGCTGGGCGACGAGCACCAGGCCATTCGCGAGCACACTGCTACCTTCCCCGAGATTCGCGAGGTTTTCGCGCGGGCCAAAGGCGAGGTGAGCGAATGCCGCCTGCTCACCAGCTATCGTTCAACCCCCGAAATCACCAGCATGTTCTGTGGGCTGGTGCATGGCAGCGATATCCAGGCGACGTCGGTGCAACGCGAGGGGCAGGCGCCCACCATCCAGGCGTGTTCGCGAGATGCCGCTGAGTATCTGGCTGCGCTGCGTGCCCAGATCGAGGCTGCACGAGAGCGTGGTGGCCTTACGGCCATTGTTGCGGAAAGCCACGATCGCGTACGTTGGCTCGCTCGTGAACTGGGGGCGCGCAAGCCCGACGAGGCAGACGAGGGCGATATCGTGCTTATGCGTCCGAATGCCAGCCTGCCGGCCGCGGGTGTGGTGCTTATCGACTTGCCGCTGGCCAAGGGCCTGGAATTCGACGCCGTCATCGTGCCCGATGCCCAGGATTCGGTATATCCCGATACGCCGCTTGCGCGCCGCCGTTTGTACACGGCCATCTCGCGTGCAACTCATTTCGTATCCGTGCTTTCGCAGGGTCCCCTTACGCCGCTGCTGGCGTAA
- a CDS encoding LutC/YkgG family protein, which translates to MSRCSLDDFLAPISARLGHEEVPEAPTQGKQVKRPVRVTDGLSHDALVDMFVEQAQAIRVSVVRTTAEGAADAVAKIVSEARAADAAEGATVQVGPAVYSAQEKLAELGIPAVLGEDAVRWDVEAGHDAMLQACNQARFGVTYAAGAIAETGTIVQPMTADCGRSVSLLPLAHIVLIDASTMKPTMREALDELDAARKAGDKLASQVCFISGPSVTSDIELVRVEGVHGPMYVYYVVVE; encoded by the coding sequence ATGAGCCGCTGCTCGCTCGATGATTTTCTGGCGCCCATTTCCGCGCGCCTGGGCCATGAAGAAGTGCCCGAAGCCCCCACGCAGGGCAAGCAGGTAAAGCGTCCCGTGCGCGTGACCGACGGTCTTTCGCACGATGCGCTGGTGGATATGTTCGTGGAGCAGGCTCAGGCCATCCGCGTAAGTGTAGTACGCACCACGGCGGAAGGCGCTGCCGACGCCGTTGCCAAGATCGTGTCCGAGGCCCGTGCAGCCGACGCCGCCGAAGGCGCTACCGTGCAGGTGGGCCCTGCGGTGTATTCCGCGCAGGAAAAGCTCGCCGAGCTGGGCATCCCCGCTGTTCTGGGCGAAGATGCCGTGCGCTGGGATGTTGAAGCTGGCCACGACGCCATGCTGCAGGCATGCAACCAGGCGCGCTTTGGCGTAACGTACGCCGCTGGTGCCATTGCCGAAACGGGCACCATCGTGCAGCCCATGACGGCCGACTGCGGTCGTTCTGTCAGCCTGCTGCCGCTGGCTCACATCGTGCTGATCGACGCTTCCACCATGAAGCCCACCATGCGCGAAGCCCTCGACGAGCTGGACGCCGCCCGCAAGGCCGGCGACAAGCTGGCAAGCCAGGTGTGCTTCATCAGTGGCCCCTCCGTCACCAGCGACATCGAGCTGGTGCGCGTAGAGGGGGTCCACGGCCCCATGTACGTGTACTACGTGGTTGTGGAGTAA
- a CDS encoding branched-chain amino acid aminotransferase, with amino-acid sequence MEGRRMEKKDLDWGSLGFSYMPTSYSYVCNWRDGAWEEGGLTADHSVTISECAGILHYCQECFEGLKAYTTESGDIVCFRPDLNADRMYETAERLCMPPFPKDKFVEAVKEVVKANLEWVPPFGSGATLYIRPVMFATGVVIGVKPATEYQFRILVTPVGPYYKGGAVPISICVSPFDRAAPRGTGNIKAGLNYAMSLQANVEAHANGFAENLYLDSQSRTYVEEAGGANIIFVNKEGTLVVPQSHTDSILPSITRRSLVVVARDILGMNVEERPVKFAEVEAGDFVEAGLCGTAAVISPVGKITNGDEVIEISGMEAAGPVMTKLRNTLTGIQSGEIEGPEGWVVKIA; translated from the coding sequence GTGGAAGGACGGCGCATGGAAAAGAAGGATTTGGATTGGGGCAGCCTCGGATTTAGCTATATGCCCACGTCGTACAGCTATGTGTGCAATTGGCGCGATGGCGCGTGGGAAGAGGGCGGTCTTACGGCCGACCATTCCGTCACCATTAGCGAGTGCGCGGGCATTCTGCATTATTGCCAGGAATGCTTCGAGGGTTTGAAGGCGTATACCACCGAGTCTGGCGACATCGTATGCTTCCGTCCCGATCTGAATGCTGATCGCATGTACGAAACGGCCGAGCGTCTGTGCATGCCGCCCTTCCCGAAGGATAAGTTCGTCGAGGCCGTGAAAGAGGTCGTGAAGGCCAATCTGGAATGGGTTCCCCCGTTCGGCAGTGGCGCTACGCTCTACATTCGCCCCGTCATGTTCGCCACGGGCGTCGTCATTGGCGTGAAGCCTGCTACGGAATACCAGTTCCGCATCCTGGTTACGCCGGTTGGCCCCTACTACAAGGGTGGCGCTGTGCCCATTTCCATCTGCGTGAGCCCCTTCGACCGCGCTGCACCGCGCGGCACCGGCAACATCAAGGCCGGTCTGAACTACGCTATGAGCCTGCAGGCCAACGTGGAAGCGCATGCCAACGGCTTCGCCGAGAATCTCTATCTCGACTCTCAGAGCCGTACGTACGTGGAAGAAGCGGGTGGCGCCAACATCATCTTCGTGAACAAGGAAGGCACGCTCGTGGTGCCGCAGAGTCATACCGACTCCATCCTGCCCTCTATCACGCGTCGTTCGCTCGTGGTGGTTGCGCGCGACATCCTGGGCATGAACGTCGAGGAGCGTCCGGTGAAGTTTGCCGAGGTCGAAGCGGGAGACTTCGTCGAGGCGGGTCTGTGTGGCACGGCTGCCGTGATTAGCCCCGTGGGCAAGATCACCAACGGCGACGAAGTTATCGAGATCAGTGGCATGGAAGCTGCTGGCCCCGTTATGACGAAGCTCCGTAACACCCTTACGGGCATTCAGAGTGGCGAAATCGAAGGCCCCGAGGGCTGGGTCGTGAAGATTGCCTAG
- a CDS encoding EAL domain-containing protein gives MGRYQFADGERKVLEGLPQPLAIYQFIDKRVSTLILSNGFCEVFGYEDRKQAYFDMDNDMYRDTHPDDVARIAEAAVRFATQGDRYDVVYRTKDHRSDGYRIIHAKGEHRYTEEGVRLAYVSYTDEGSFTGERGDLRGSDLTLSLTEALREESFVRHSTYDYLTGLPSMTHFFELAEAGRRAIEERGGEPVMLYLDLSGMQVFNTQNGYGAGDKLIREFANLLKATFSHDSCCRISGDHFAVCTEEAGLDEVLQRFFDECAQINAGNSLPVRVGVFPRKMGDGSVSEACDGAKLACDALRTQFASSYGYYDSAMREDAERRLHILANIDNAIDQGWIKVLYQPIVRGLNGHVCNEESLSRWVDPRYGVISPDDFIPVLEEAGTIYKLDLYVLDQTLRKMRLQQQAGLYVVPSSINLSRADFTACDIVGEIAERVDASGFSRDMIAIEVTESILGSDFEFMNEQVKRLRALGFPVWLDDFGSGYSSMDVLQSVEFDLIKFDMSFMRRLSEGDSAKTVLAELVKMATSLGVDTLCEGVETEEQKRFLQEVGCSKLQGFLFCRPVSFAEIRERYDRGIQIGFENPEESEYYDTIGRLNLYDLAVMANEEDALRKYFDVLPMGVIEVGENTIEYARSNQSYRDFLKRFYGFDIGNPMPGYAGNPFDSDSPFVHVVRQCCRERGRIFFDETMADGSTVHAFIRYMRSNPVTGKTAIVVVVLSVSEAGEGATYAGVVRALATDYFKIYYVDLASEGFIEYSLNTEGEELAVQRHGERFFEAARADAPSRIYADDIDSFFADFSLQGVRRELGEHGVWTIAYRRADDPTRRVGVKVVRLNADSEQVVIGIRNLFDGE, from the coding sequence GTGGGTAGATATCAGTTTGCCGATGGGGAGCGCAAGGTGCTGGAGGGCTTGCCCCAGCCTCTTGCTATATATCAATTTATCGACAAGCGCGTTTCGACGCTCATTCTGTCTAATGGCTTCTGCGAGGTGTTCGGCTACGAAGATCGCAAGCAGGCCTATTTCGACATGGACAATGATATGTACCGGGATACGCATCCCGATGACGTTGCCCGCATCGCCGAAGCAGCCGTTCGCTTTGCCACGCAGGGTGATCGATACGACGTTGTCTACCGTACCAAGGACCATCGTAGCGACGGCTATCGCATCATACATGCCAAGGGTGAGCATCGCTACACGGAAGAGGGCGTGCGTCTTGCCTATGTTTCGTATACAGACGAGGGTTCTTTTACGGGCGAGCGGGGGGATTTGCGAGGTTCCGACCTAACGCTTTCTCTCACTGAAGCCTTGCGCGAGGAAAGCTTCGTTCGTCACAGTACGTATGATTACCTCACGGGTTTGCCTAGCATGACGCATTTTTTCGAGCTTGCCGAAGCGGGTAGGCGCGCCATCGAAGAGCGCGGCGGGGAACCCGTGATGCTGTACCTGGACCTTAGCGGCATGCAGGTGTTCAATACGCAGAACGGATACGGCGCGGGTGACAAGCTTATTCGCGAATTTGCCAACCTTCTGAAGGCTACGTTTTCCCATGATAGCTGCTGTCGCATTTCGGGCGACCATTTTGCGGTCTGCACGGAAGAGGCGGGTCTCGACGAGGTACTGCAAAGGTTCTTCGACGAATGCGCCCAGATTAACGCCGGAAACAGCCTTCCCGTTCGTGTGGGCGTATTCCCGCGCAAAATGGGCGACGGTTCGGTGAGCGAGGCGTGTGATGGCGCTAAGCTTGCCTGCGATGCGCTGCGTACCCAGTTCGCCTCGAGCTATGGGTATTACGACAGCGCCATGCGGGAAGATGCCGAACGGCGGTTGCATATCTTGGCCAATATAGACAATGCAATTGACCAGGGGTGGATTAAGGTGCTCTACCAGCCGATCGTACGGGGCTTGAATGGGCACGTGTGTAATGAAGAATCGCTTTCCCGTTGGGTCGACCCTCGATACGGCGTCATATCGCCCGATGATTTCATTCCGGTGCTCGAGGAGGCGGGCACGATATACAAGCTCGATTTGTATGTGCTCGATCAGACGTTACGGAAGATGCGTCTGCAGCAGCAGGCTGGCTTGTACGTGGTGCCATCGTCGATAAACCTTTCAAGAGCGGATTTCACGGCGTGCGACATCGTGGGGGAGATAGCGGAGCGCGTAGATGCCTCGGGCTTCTCGCGTGACATGATTGCCATCGAGGTTACGGAAAGCATTCTTGGGAGCGACTTCGAATTTATGAACGAGCAGGTCAAGCGCCTGCGCGCGCTGGGATTCCCCGTGTGGCTAGATGATTTTGGGAGTGGCTATTCCTCTATGGACGTGCTGCAAAGTGTGGAATTCGACCTTATAAAATTCGATATGAGTTTCATGCGTCGCCTCAGCGAAGGCGATAGTGCGAAAACCGTGCTAGCGGAGCTCGTGAAGATGGCCACGTCTTTGGGCGTTGATACGCTTTGCGAGGGCGTAGAGACGGAAGAGCAGAAGCGGTTCTTGCAGGAAGTGGGGTGCTCCAAGCTCCAGGGCTTTCTGTTTTGCCGTCCTGTGTCGTTCGCGGAAATACGCGAACGGTACGATCGGGGCATTCAGATTGGCTTCGAAAACCCCGAAGAGTCGGAATATTACGACACCATCGGTCGTTTGAATTTGTACGACCTTGCTGTTATGGCGAATGAGGAAGATGCCCTACGCAAGTACTTTGACGTGCTTCCCATGGGCGTTATCGAGGTGGGCGAAAATACTATCGAGTATGCGCGATCCAATCAATCGTACCGCGATTTCTTGAAACGGTTCTACGGATTCGACATTGGCAATCCCATGCCGGGATATGCGGGGAATCCCTTCGACTCTGACTCGCCGTTCGTTCACGTCGTCCGCCAATGCTGCAGGGAACGGGGTCGTATTTTCTTCGATGAGACGATGGCCGATGGCTCCACCGTGCATGCCTTCATTCGGTACATGCGCTCGAACCCGGTAACGGGGAAAACTGCCATTGTTGTCGTGGTCTTGTCGGTGTCGGAAGCGGGCGAAGGGGCTACCTATGCGGGCGTCGTGCGTGCGTTGGCGACTGACTACTTCAAAATCTACTACGTCGACTTGGCTTCGGAGGGCTTTATCGAGTACAGCCTGAATACCGAGGGCGAAGAGTTGGCGGTGCAGCGTCATGGCGAACGGTTCTTCGAGGCGGCGCGAGCCGATGCTCCCTCGCGCATTTACGCGGATGATATCGATTCGTTCTTTGCCGACTTTTCGCTTCAAGGGGTGAGGCGCGAATTGGGCGAGCATGGCGTGTGGACCATTGCGTATCGTCGTGCGGACGATCCTACGAGACGCGTGGGCGTGAAGGTTGTCCGCCTGAACGCGGATAGCGAACAGGTCGTCATCGGCATTCGAAATCTCTTCGACGGGGAGTAA
- the gatC gene encoding Asp-tRNA(Asn)/Glu-tRNA(Gln) amidotransferase subunit GatC, which yields MTQHVTEKDVRAIAEYARIGLTDEELPQMTQDLNAIIESLKPITEYDLDGVEPTFHPIGDLSNVMREDVEVPGFTQEQALSNAPLQQDGSFRIPSILGGEA from the coding sequence ATGACCCAGCATGTCACGGAAAAAGACGTCCGCGCCATTGCGGAATATGCGCGCATCGGGCTAACCGATGAAGAGCTTCCGCAGATGACGCAGGACCTCAATGCCATCATCGAGAGCTTGAAGCCCATCACGGAATACGACCTGGACGGCGTGGAGCCTACGTTCCATCCCATTGGCGATCTTTCCAACGTGATGCGCGAAGACGTGGAGGTGCCCGGATTCACGCAGGAACAGGCGCTTTCTAATGCGCCCCTGCAGCAGGATGGCTCCTTCCGCATCCCCTCTATTCTGGGAGGCGAGGCCTAA
- the ychF gene encoding redox-regulated ATPase YchF: MSLSIGIVGLPNVGKSTLFTALTNQSGLAANYPFATIEPNVGIVPVPDSRLNRLAEIDHPARIVPATVEFVDIAGLVAGASQGEGLGNQFLANIRETDAICEVVRFFSDPDVVHVAGKVNPASDVETIKTELILADMGTLEKAMSRLEKEAKRDKSLALRLETAKKVYEGLNEGHRARTLGLSDEEADSIRDLCLLTMKPMLYIANVDEDALDAELPEIDGTVPVPISAKVEADLAELDEAEAAEYLEAMGLSESGLARLVREAYALLGLQSFFTSGETESRAWTVRVGAKAPQAAGVIHSDFERGFIKAETASFEDYSELGGEAGCRAAGRLRQEGKDYVVQDGDVMHFKFNV, translated from the coding sequence ATGTCGCTTTCCATCGGTATCGTGGGCCTGCCCAACGTTGGCAAATCCACGCTGTTTACCGCGCTTACCAATCAGAGCGGTCTTGCCGCGAATTATCCGTTCGCCACTATCGAGCCCAATGTCGGCATCGTGCCTGTTCCCGACAGCCGTTTGAATCGTCTGGCCGAAATCGACCATCCTGCGCGCATCGTGCCCGCCACGGTGGAGTTCGTCGATATCGCCGGTCTGGTTGCGGGCGCAAGCCAGGGTGAGGGCCTGGGCAATCAGTTCCTGGCCAATATTCGCGAGACCGATGCCATCTGCGAGGTCGTGCGTTTCTTCTCCGACCCCGACGTCGTGCATGTGGCTGGCAAGGTAAACCCAGCTAGCGACGTGGAAACGATCAAGACCGAACTCATCCTGGCCGACATGGGCACGCTGGAAAAGGCCATGAGCCGCCTGGAAAAGGAAGCCAAGCGCGATAAGAGCCTTGCCCTGCGTCTGGAAACGGCCAAGAAGGTCTACGAGGGCCTGAATGAGGGGCATCGTGCGCGTACGCTGGGCCTTTCCGACGAAGAGGCCGACAGCATCCGCGATCTGTGCCTGCTTACCATGAAGCCCATGCTCTACATCGCCAACGTCGACGAAGACGCCCTCGATGCCGAGTTGCCCGAAATCGACGGCACGGTGCCCGTGCCTATTTCCGCGAAAGTGGAAGCCGACCTGGCCGAACTCGATGAGGCGGAGGCTGCGGAGTACCTGGAGGCCATGGGTCTTTCCGAAAGCGGCCTGGCGCGCCTGGTGCGCGAGGCATATGCGCTTCTGGGCCTGCAGAGCTTCTTCACCAGCGGCGAAACCGAAAGTCGCGCATGGACGGTGCGCGTGGGCGCGAAGGCGCCCCAGGCCGCAGGCGTTATTCATTCCGATTTCGAGCGCGGCTTCATCAAGGCCGAAACCGCCAGCTTCGAGGACTATAGCGAGCTGGGTGGCGAAGCAGGTTGCCGCGCTGCGGGTCGCTTGCGCCAGGAGGGCAAGGATTACGTGGTGCAGGACGGCGACGTCATGCACTTCAAGTTCAACGTCTAA